Genomic segment of Arachis hypogaea cultivar Tifrunner chromosome 16, arahy.Tifrunner.gnm2.J5K5, whole genome shotgun sequence:
GCAAAAACCACAACTACTCTTGATATCAATAACTTGGACCAAGAAACTCATAGGCCAAGGCTTCGTCATAACCGTTACCAATAATTCTGATCCTTCTTTCCACTCCATACCAAAGGAGCACCAATTAAGAAAAAGCAAAGGAAACGAAACCTTGGAGTCTCAGAACCTTCACGTTCAAGTCTCGTGGGATGTCACTGCCGCAAAATACAGCAGCGATCAAGGGCCAGAGCCTATTGGCGGGTTCTACGTTGATGTTTCGGTGGACGCAGAACCCTGCCTGCACCTCGGTGACAACAAGAACGCCGAGGCAAATGGTGGCTATGGAAGCTTCTCGTTGGTTTCTAGAATCGAGAGGTTCTTTGGCAATACTATGTTTTCGACGAAGACGAGGTTCTCTGATGCGGGAACCTCGCACGACATAGTGATAAATTTTCGTACGGAAGACGAAGAATGTTACAAGGGACATGGACATGATGAAGTAGTATTGTGTGTGCATATGGACGAGAAGAGAATTTTGCAGGTGAAGAGGCTGAAGTGGAACTTTCGCGGGAACCAAACTGTTTTCGTGGACGGTTTAGTTGTGGATATGATGTGGGACATTCATGATTGGCTTTTCTTCGATCAAAACAACAGAGGCTCTGCTGTTTTCATGTTCCGTACGAGGAGTGGATTGGACAGTAGGTTGTGGTTGTTAGAAGAGAAGGATTTCCAGACAAGTGACAATGGATTCTCTTTGTTGATATGTGCTAACAGTAAGAATCCTGATTGATTCATTCACTTAGcttctatatattattatatattattatctatcATTCAACTGGTTTTTCTTTCTCTCAAGACTTTGACGAAACTGACACCTATTGAGATTTTCCCCTCTTAATCTATCTAGACTCATAAGgtttatatattatcttttgctcatatattttcatttttaaaggATAGATCAACCATTTAGATTAaggaaaatattatattatatgtatagtggaattaattttatataatgtgGTGCTAATTTCGTCCCCTACAAGGCTACAATCATCAAGTTACACATAATATTTTCGTTGAATTTATTCAAATCGCACT
This window contains:
- the LOC112754412 gene encoding uncharacterized protein, whose protein sequence is MRGLALCYNEHAIRVSDSYCSSKPSSQAYLCPKITLSSTKYSVTSVYKVNFNSTQKPQLLLISITWTKKLIGQGFVITVTNNSDPSFHSIPKEHQLRKSKGNETLESQNLHVQVSWDVTAAKYSSDQGPEPIGGFYVDVSVDAEPCLHLGDNKNAEANGGYGSFSLVSRIERFFGNTMFSTKTRFSDAGTSHDIVINFRTEDEECYKGHGHDEVVLCVHMDEKRILQVKRLKWNFRGNQTVFVDGLVVDMMWDIHDWLFFDQNNRGSAVFMFRTRSGLDSRLWLLEEKDFQTSDNGFSLLICANSKNPD